DNA sequence from the Anabaena sphaerica FACHB-251 genome:
CAGCATGATTATATAATATGACATATCTTTGAGCCGGACACCATGTTAAATCGGTGATACATTCATCAATAGCATCCCAGTTATGGCCGAAGTATGCAGAAAATTCCATTGCTTCAGCAGCTTGGGTTAAAAATGTTTGTTTGTTATTGATTTTTTTACCGTTAAGATGGAAAACTTTTTGATTCATAGATTTATGGTGAGGAAATAGGTGAGTAAAATTGTCTGAATTAGGATGTCCAGGATGAAAGGATTAACAGGATGATAAAATAGATTATTTTGAATAACATCCTGTAAATGTTAAAATCATGTAAATCCTGATGCTGACTAATTTGCTTAGAAAATACTCCTGAATAAAAAAGTTATTTTTCTGGAAGTTGAAACTCTCTCCTATACAAATCTATATGTGGATTGTTATCAGTAAAAGATGCAGGAAGTTTATCCAGAATTGCATTAACCATTTCTGAAACTGTATTGCAAGCCCAGAAAGCAGCTTTAGCAGTGCTAACTTTCACTATTATTGATTCCGATGGTGTATCTAGATATATACCTTTGCTGCGCCAAACTTTAGCTTCTCCACTATCAGGTATTTCACTTAATAGAGTAATTCTTTCACTTGTACTACCACAAATTAAAAAAGTCATATAATTTTCAGTAAATTGGATGAAATAAATATCAAATAGTATTGTTGACTAGGACGGGCTAGAAGCCCATCCCACAATAAATAGATAACTCTTGTGGGGTGGGCATACTTCGACAAGCTCAGTACAAGTCCTGCCCGCCCATCATTTAATTATGTTTACTCAATCTCTTTTTCCCAGAGACACAAAAGCAAAGTTTTATCATCATCAGTCCGCGCATTTAATCTTTCTGAATTGAGAAAATCAATAATATACTGATCATTATTTGCTGGCTGTTTAGTTTCTCGTAAATATGCCTCCAAAGGTTTAAAAAATGGCGGGAAAGGTTGCCAGTCACTAAATCTAATTGTACTTTTTCTAATCCATCAGTAGAAGCACAAATAAACCCTTGTTTTCCTGGAAATACCTCTACCTGCATTTCTTCCAGCGCATTAACTGAAGTTACAAAAGTTGTTTCATTAAAAAATTCTCCCTTATCAGGTTTAAACAAAATTTGATATTCTGCATCTTGACAACGCATGACAATAAAACCGTCACCAATTTGCATAGCGGCAACCCATTCAGGAGTTGCCACAAAAACCAACAATTTACAAGCTAAATCATTAATAGAATAATCTTTATTTGCTGCTTGTTTTTTTTAACTCTGCGATTACATGATTAACGGTTTTAGTAAACAGTTTTTTCGCTTCTGGTTCTGAAAGTGGTTGAGAAAACCTTTCCCAAAATCGTTTTCTATTCTGGAGATATTCACTAATTTTAGACAGATATTTAATAGCAGTTCCTACCGCCACTGTAGAACCAATATGAGAATATTTAGCACTTCCAGCAACATCAGCAACCGCGCCAACAATTACATTATGAAAAATGCGATAATTTCCGCAGTCTTGACAAGGTATTTTTTGTTCTTGATGACTTGTTCCCACAGCAGAACGCGCTATAGCTTTCCAACCCACAATTAATAAATCCTCAAAATGTAATTTAATGGTTAAGATCCCCGACTTCTTCTTTAATCATGTCAATAAATTATCAACTTATGTTAGAAGTCGGGGATCTAGTTTCTACAAATTAAGTTGTAATTTGACTCCATCCCACCAGCGGTAATGCTACAGCTTCCCCTACTTTTCCACTAGAAACCCGCTTCATAGAAGTGGAAAACCAAACAAATAAAGCACGAAAATCTAAGCCATTTAACATCGCTGGAGGCCGTCCAGGTGGTGCAATTTGTTTAAGTTTATTCATATCCGCATTTTGAACAGCGACAGTAAAAAACAACATTCTTCGCTGTTCTTCTTCTTTCCTCACCCTTTGCGCTGCATTTTGCCAATAATCTGTAGGCGCACCGTCAATTTTGGAGAACTTTAAATTACCATAACATCATATTGATTTATTTATTTTTACAACAAATATTGAAATATCTATAAACCAAACTTACCCTAAATTAATCTTTATCTTTCTTTGCTCCTTTGCGTCTTTGCGCGAAACCAAACACTTAAATTATTCACCCCAAAACCTCCATCATCCCCTTTGCCCAAAATCCCCCCATCCGCTAAACTCAGAAATGCTGCGTTAATCCCCTTAATTTGCGATCATGTCCGACTCCCAAGTAAGTGCTGCTGTTGCGAAACTCTACGACACCTACCCCTTCCCCCCCGAACCCATCCTGGATGAACCACCACCAGGATATAATTGGCGTTGGAATTGGTTAGCTGCTTACAACTTCTGCACAGGTAGAAAACCACAAAAACAAGATATCCGCATCTTAGACGCTGGTTGTGGTTCAGGAGTCGGAACAGAATATTTAGTACATCTCAACCCCCACGCGCAGGTAGTAGGAATAGATTTAAGTGCTGGTACATTAGAAGTAGCAAAAAAACGCTGTCAAAGTTCTGGTGCTGACCGTGTAGAATTTCATCACCTGAGTATTTATGATGTGGAACAAATACCAGGACAATTCGATTTAATTAATTGCGTTGGTGTGCTTCACCATCTACCAGATCCCATTCGTGGTATTCAATCATTAGCGAAAAAACTCGCCCCTGGTGGATTAATGCACATTTTTGTGTATGGAGAATTGGGAAGATGGGAAATACAACTAATGCAAAAAGCGATCGCACTTCTTCAAGGTAACAAACGCGGTGACTATCGTGATGGTGTGCAAGTTGGTAGAAAAATATTTGCTTCTCTACCAGAAAATAACCGTCTTGTCAAGAGAGAAAAAGAACGTTGGGCAATGGAAAACCAGCGGGATGAATGTTTTGCGGATATGTACGTCCATCCCCAGGAATTTGATTACAATATTGATACATTGTTTGACTTAATAGATGCTTCTGAGTTAAATTTTATTGGATTTTCCAATCCTGGATTTTGGCAGTTAGAAAGACTTTTGGGCAAAGCACCGGAGCTAATTGAACGAGCAGAAGAATTGAGTCCCAAAGAACGTTACCGCCTGATAGAATTACTAAATCCAGAAGTAACTCATTACGAATTTTTCCTTGGTCGTCCCCCCATCACCAAAACCGACTGGTTAGACGATAACAGCTTATTAGCAGCAATACCCGAACTCAACCCCTGCATAGATGGGTTTCCCAGTCAATGTTTATTTAATTACGATTATCAAATTGTTAACTTATCAACAGCCGAATTTGAGTTTATGCAAAAATGTGATGGTTCTGCCACATTGTCCAGCATTTTAGCCCAAGTCGAGCTAGACTTAAACGGAGTAAAAAACCTCCTCAAACAACAACTACTCTTATTAACACCCAGCGAGAGAGTGTAGAAGATGGGGAGAATAAATAATTATCTGTTCCCTGTTAAGAGTTCCCTGTTCCCTAAAAAATAAAGTTAATTGTTTTTTCCTAAAGTATTGTTACCAGAACGTGATATGATTCAGCTGACTGAATGTGCAGTCACCATATTTAGCTGTACTGGTTTCAAGTCCCGTGAGCTTGTCAGACGAACAAATTGCACCCACTCCGACAACACTACAAGATGCTCAATCTGGTTCTGAAGATACAGAACCGGTAGACTCTTCTATGCAGGAGTTCTATCAACTCTATCAGGAGTTGTTAGTAATCACGCTTGCCTTGACAGGAGTTATTTTCATCTCTGTATGGATTGCTTACTCCCCAAACATTGCCCTAAATTATTTATTAGGGGCGTGTGCAGGTGTGCTTTACTTGAGGATGTTGGCAAAAGATGTAGAGCGTTTGGGCAGAGAGAAACAATCACTGAGCAAAACTCGGTTAGCCTTATTAGTAGGACTGATTTTACTCGCATCGCGGTTGAATCAACTACAAATACTGCCCATATTTTTGGGATTTCTCACCTACAAAGCCACGCTCATCATCTACGTAGTTAGAGTGGCGTTTATCTCTGATTCCACAAAGCTCCGGCAACCTTAAAAGACTCCTATTCTCCACTAAGATTGGAGAAGCGATTGATTTGGAAAGAAAATGCTCAATTTTCTGAACTTCTACTCCCTTCCACTTGCCGAATTGGAAGTGGGCAAACATCTGTACTGGCAAATAGGCAACTTAAAGCTACATGGACAGGTGTTTCTCACCTCCTGGTTTGTTATTGGCGTGTTGACATTAGCTTCCGTCTTGGCAAGCAGTAACATCAAGCGCATCCCTAGTGGCATTCAAAACCTGATGGAGTTTGCCCTAGAATTTATCCGGGATTTGGCAAAAAACCAGATCGGCGAGAAAGAATATCGCCCCTGGGTGCCTTTTATTGGCACTTTGTTTTTGTTCATTTTCGTGTCAAATTGGTCAGGTGCATTGGTTCCTTTCAAGCTAATTCATCTGCCAGAAGGTGAACTAACAGCACCCACAAGCGACATCAATACAACTGTTGCCTTAGCATTGTTGACATCGTTAGCATATTTTTATGCAGGATTCAGCAAAAAGGGTTTAGGGTACTTTGGCAACTACGTGCAACCAGTTTCATTCATGTTGCCATTCAAGATTATTGAAGATTTCACCAAACCCCTTTCCCTAAGCTTCCGTTTATTCGGTAACATCTTAGCTGATGAACTGGTCGTAGGCGTGCTAGTCTTACTAGTGCCTCTGTTCGTACCATTGCCAGTGATGGCATTAGGTTTATTTACCAGCGCCATTCAAGCTTTAATTTTTGCCACCCTTGCAGCAGCCTACATTGGCGAAGCGATGGAAGATCATCATGGCGAAGAGCATGAGGGACACCACTAAACCCCTCAGATGAAAAAAGTCAGGAATCAGGGAACAGGGAACAGGGAACAGGGAACAGAGTAGATATTAATTAAACATTAAACACTCTTGCCTTTTGCCTCTTACCTTTTGCCTTCTAGAACTGACTAAAAACAACTCTACAAGTTCAACAATCAACCGTATCTGTAAAAGTAAGGAAAGAATATCATGGATCCATTAGTTTCTGCTGCTTCCGTTTTAGCTGCTGCTCTCGCTGTTGGTTTGGCTGCAATTGGACCTGGTATTGGTCAAGGTAACGCAGCAGGACAAGCTGTAGAAGGTATTGCTCGTCAACCTGAAGCTGAAGGCAAAATTCGCGGTACATTGTTGCTCAGTTTGGCGTTCATGGAAGCGTTAACCATCTACGGTCTAGTAGTTGCTCTCGTACTGTTGTTTGCTAACCCCTTCGCATAATTTCAGTACAAAATCTGAGTGCTGAGTGACAAAACTTAGGAGTTAGGAGTTAAGAGTTAGGAGTTTAATTCATAACTCACTAACTCATAACTCATAACATAAGGAATCATAACTCAGAACTACAATCATAGATAGGAACAAGCAACCATGACACACTGGATCACCTTATTGGCAGTAGAAAAAGTTGCCAAAGAAGGGGGCTTGTTTGACTTAGATGCGACTTTGCCTTTGATGGCAATCCAGTTTCTAGTTTTAGCCCTGATATTGAATGCAACTCTCTATAAGCCACTGGGTAACGCCATTGATGGACGCAATGACTACGTCCGCAACAATCAATTGGAAGCCCAAGAACGCTTGTCAAAGGCTGAGAAATTAGCCCAGCAGTATGAGCAAGAACTAGCAGGCGCAAGAAGACAAGCTCAAACAATTATTGTCCAAGCTCAGGCAGAAGCGCAAAAAACGGCAGGACAGAAGATCGCCGCAGCGCAACAAGAAGCTCAGGCGAAAAGAGAGCAAGCCGCTGGTGAAATTGAGCAGCAAAAACAACAAGCTTTGGCTTCATTAGAAGCACAAGTAGATGCCCTCAGTCGCCAAATACTAGAGAAGCTGTTAGGTGCTGACTTAGTAGGCCAACGCTAACTCACAGAATTGTCATGAGGAATAGGGAACAGGGAACAGGGAACAGGGAACAGTGAAGGAAGTAATCACTGATAACTGATCACTGAATAACTGAAAACTGACCACTGACAGGAAATTTTTGAATTTGGCAGCGCAGTTGTGGATGGAAAATCATGGGGACTTTTTTACTGTTGATGGCGGAAGCCGCCGCCGTCGGAGGTGAACTGGCAGAGGGAGCAGAACATAGTGGTTTTGGTCTAAATACTAATATTTTAGAGACCAACCTAATTAACCTTGCCATTATTATTACTGTGCTGTTTGTTTTCGGGCGGAAAGTGCTGGGTACTACCCTCAAATCTCGTCGAGAAAATATTGAAACAGCAATTAAGAGTGCAGAGCAAAGAGCAGCGGCAGCTGCAAAGCAATTGCAAGAGGCTCAACAAAAGTTGACACAAGCTCAAGCTGAAGCAACCAGAATTAAAGCTGAAGCTGAAGAAAGTGCTAAGGCTGCTCAAAAAGTAATCTTAGACCAAGCAGCGGCTGATATTCAGCGAATGCAAGAAACTGGCGCGGCTGACTTGAATGCAGAACTCGATAAAGCGATCGCTCAACTCCGTCAAAGAGTGGTAAATCAAGCACTGCAAAAAGCTGAGGCGCAACTGAAAGCTGGCATTTCCGAGGATGCTCAAACAACTATTATTGACCGCAGCATCGCTCAATTGGGAGGTTAAGCATGAAAAGTAATGCAGCAACAGCTGAAATAGCCCAGCCTTATGCACAGGCTTTATTATCCATCGCCCAATCACACAACTTAACAGAAGAGATTGGGACAGATGCACGGACTTTGATTAACTTGCTCTCAGGCTCTGGGGAACTCCAAAACTTTCTGGACAATCCCTTTATTCAGCCTGACAACAAGAAAAATCTCCTCAAGCAATTATTAGGGGAAGGTGTTAGCCCCTACCTACGCAACTTCTTACTGTTTTTGGTTGATAGACGACGCATTGCCTTCTTGGAAGCAATTTTACAGCAGTATGTAGCTTTGTTACGGGAACTTAATCAAACCGTATTAGCAGAAGTTACTTCTGCTGTGCCTTTGACAGAAGCCCAATTGCAAGCAGTAAAAGAAAAGGCACTCGCTATCACCAAAGCGCGGGAAGTAGAAATAGCAACCAAGATAGACCGCGATTTAATTGGTGGTGTAATCATCAAAGTTGGTTCTCAAGTTATTGATGCAAGCTTACGAGGTCAACTACGTCGCCTTTCCTTACGCTTAACCAGTGGTTAAATCTTGGCAACTGGGGACTGGGGACTGGGTACTTGGGACTGGGTACTGGGTAGAGTTTGATCAGTTACCAATCACCAATCACCGATCACCAATCACCAATCACTTCTTCCGTCTCGAAAGAAAACTGAACATAGGCACATGAGTATTTCAATTAGACCAGACGAAATCAGCAGCATTATCCAACAACAAATCGAGCAATACGACCAAGAAGTCAAAGTTGCTAACGTTGGTACTGTATTACAAGTTGGTGACGGTATTGCCCGGATTTATGGCTTGGAAAAAGCTATGGCTGGGGAACTCCTAGAATTTGAAGATGGTACCATTGGGATCGCCCAAAACTTAGAAGAAGATAACGTCGGTGCGGTACTGATGGGTGAAGGCCGCAACATCCAAGAAGGCAGCACCGTTACCGCTACTGGCAGAATTGCCCAAGTAGCTGTAGGTGAAGCTCTAATTGGTCGGGTTGTCGATGCTTTGGGTCGCCCCATTGATGGTAAAGGTGAACCAAAAACCACCGAAAGCCGTTTGATTGAATCCCCAGCCCCCGGTATTATTGCTCGTCGTTCCGTACACGAACCAATGCAAACCGGTATCACCGCTATCGACTCCATGATTCCCGTTGGTCGGGGTCAGCGTGAGTTGATTATCGGCGACCGTCAAACTGGTAAAACAGCGATCGCTATTGACACCATCATCAACCAAAAAGGTGAAGATGTCGTTTGCGTTTACGTTGCGATCGGTCAAAAAGCTTCCACGGTTGCTAACGTAGTCCAAACCTTACAACAAAAAGGCGCTATGGACTACACCGTAGTTGTAGCCGCTAACGCCAGTGACCCTGCAACCTTACAATTCCTCGCTCCCTACACAGGCGCTAGTATTGCTGAGTATTTCATGTACAAAGGCAAAGCGACCTTAATAATTTACGATGACCTTTCTAAGCAAGCTCAGGCTTATCGCCAAATGTCCTTGCTGCTACGTCGTCCACCCGGACGGGAAGCTTATCCTGGTGATGTATTCTACATTCACTCCCGCTTGTTGGAACGTGCTGCTAAACTCAGCGATGAACTAGGTAAAGGTAGTATGACTGCCCTACCTATCATTGAAACCCAAGCTGGTGACGTATCCGCATACATTCCTACCAACGTAATTTCCATTACTGACGGTCAGATTTTCTTGTCTTCTGACTTGTTCAACTCTGGTATCCGTCCCGCTGTAAACCCCGGTATCTCCGTATCCCGTGTAGGTTCTGCGGCACAAACCAAGGCAATGAAAAAAGTTGCCGGTAAGATTAAACTGGAATTAGCACAGTTTGACGACTTACAAGCCTTCGCGCAATTTGCTTCTGACTTAGATAAAGCCACTCAAGACCAGTTAGCACGTGGTGTACGTCTACGGGAACTGTTGAAACAGCCCCAAAACGACCCTTTGTCCGTAGCTGAACAAGTAGCAGTTCTTTACGCAGGTATTAACGGTTATTTAGATGACATTGCTGTGAACCAAGTCACCAGCTTTGTTAAAGGCTTCCGTGATTACTTGAAGACCGGCAAGAACTCCTACTACCAAGCAGTACAAGGCAGCAAAGTCCTGGGAGATGCAGAAGAAGCAGCCCTCAAGGAAGCTTTAGCTGATTACAAGAAGAACTTTCTAGCTACAGCGTAATCAAGGAATCAGGAGTAGGGGCGAAGCATTCGGAAAATAGCCTTGGAAAAAAATTGATAATTGAAAGCCCGAATGCTTCGCCCGTACAGGAGTCAGGAGTAAAAATATTCCCGACTTCTGACTTCTGACTTATGTATTCTGAATTCTGAATTCTTGTGAAATATTATGGCTAATCTCAAATCAATACGCGATCGCATTCAGTCGGTCAAAAACACCAAAAAAATCACCGAAGCTATGCGGCTGGTGGCTGCGGCGAGAGTACGTCGCGCTCAAGAGCAAGTAATTGCCACCCGTCCCTTTGCTGACCGCTTGGCACAAGTATTGTATGGTCTGCAAACTCGTCTCCGGTTTGAAGATGTAGACCTACCACTACTGAAAAAACGTGAAGTTAAATCAGTAGGTTTGTTGGTTATTTCTGGTGATAGAGGTCTGTGTGGTGGTTACAACTCTAACGTGATCCGTCGCGCAGAAACCCGCGCCAAAGAACTCCAAGCAGAAGGTTTAGATACTACCTTTGTCATTGTCGGCCGCAAAGCTACCCAATACTTCCAACGTCGCAACTATAAAATTGATGCGAGTTACACCGGCTTAGAACAAATCCCCACAGCAGCGGAAGCTACTAATATCGCTGACGAGCTACTTTCTTTGTTCCTCTCAGAAAAAGTAGACCGCATTGAGTTAGTTTATACCAAATTTGTGTCTTTGGTTAGCTCTCGTCCAGTTGTACAAACCTTGCTTCCTCTCGATACCCAAGGTTTAGAAGCAGCAGATGATGAAGTCTTCCGCTTAACAACTCGTGGTGGTCAGTTCCAAGTCGAACGGGAAAAGGTAACTAGCACAGTTCGTGCTTTACCCCGCGACATGATTTTTGAACAAGACCCCGTACAAATTCTTGATTCTTTGTTGCCTTTGTACCTGAGTAACCAGTTATTAAGAGCATTACAAGAATCAGCAGCTAGTGAACTAGCAGCACGGATGACAGCGATGAGTAACGCCAGCGAAAACGCCGGTGAATTGATTAAAACTCTATCTTTGTCATACAACAAAGCCCGTCAAGCCGCAATTACTCAGGAACTCCTGGAAGTTGTTGGTGGTGCGGAAGCTCTTACATAATTTGGTAATTGGTGATTGGGGTAGTTGTGACATTAACTATGTCCAATCATCAGTTATTATTAATAATTAAATTTCAATTTATCATCTATCTGTAGCAACAAATTTAATGATTAAGGATACAAATTTTGATCAATTAATGATTTACGCGATTGCACTCTGCTTGAACTATTAAACATCAATAAACGTGATGTAGCTTGACCAATATCTGTACTACCAATAATCTCTGCATTTTTTAAAGTAAAATAGACATCTCCGGTAATTAAATGTGCGTGGTTTGAAACCCTTGTAGAGACGTTCCGCCGGAACGTCTCTACCATATTTCCAGAGAGGTCTAATGTTTATCCCATAGTTGTAACCGGGGATTAAATAAGCGAATAATAAGCGAATAATTTCTCCATTATTGGCATCAAGAGTAGCGATTACAAGGTAAACAAGATAAAGCCAGATTTTCTGCTAAAGTTTGACCTCCATGTTTAACAGCAATAATATGATCAATTTCGTGGGTGTAAATAGAAAAGTCTTGATGAATTAAACAATATTCACAACGTCCTTGAGCGCGTTCAATGACTAATTGACGTAGACTAAAAGAAATGGCATTATTTGTCATTTTGGCTCTTGCGTCTCTTTCCTGTGCGTGCCATTTTGCAGCTTTGATATCATAATCAAACACAGGCAATTTTAGCACAGAATCTTGAATGTATTTCCATAAAGAATCCTTTCGTTTAGATGCTGGTAAACGCCAACAGCCATAAAGGATTTCATGAACAACAACACTCGCTACTGCTACCTCTGAACGATAGCGATTTAATTGATCTAAAACCTGAGTATTGGGAATTGTCCGACTCGGTTCTGAGATAATAAGTAACTTGGCACAATTAAATATAAAACCTCTCTCCAAACCTCTCCCCTACCAGGAGAGAGGCTTTGACTCCCCCTTCCCTAGCAGGGAAGGGGGTTGGGGGGTTAGGTTTATATTATATTTTTTAACGCCCACTTACTTATTAGAGTCTAATAAAAAGCGAACTGTCATAAATCAACTTCTCTTCCTGGACTACTATCTCTAAGATTTGCAAAATCTTCATCTGTAAATTCAATTCCTTCTCTTTTAATTGTTTCTCTAAACTTTAAAACCCCTTGCCAAAAACTATCTCCTCTATTCTGTAACTGTTTTTCTTGTTCTTTGATTTGGGATAATTGAGACTCAAGGATTTTCAATAAAGAAGTTTTATCTTCTATAGATAAATTATCCAGAGATTTAATTATTTCTTGTAACGTCATGGTCAAACCTCCTAAATAATTATAAATGGTTAATTATTACTGCCAAACGTCTATTTATAGTATGACAAAATTTGCAGTCAGTTTTTGATCATCTTAGCTTGCCCCAGTGACCTCTGACTCCTGCTATAGTATGTAAAGAAATGTAAAGTAAATTATAAAAAGTGTCATGCAGGATAAGGTTATTGTCGTCGTTGGTGCTACCGGTGGGATTGGTTCAGCCTTAGCTCGGAAACTGGCCACCAATGGGGCTAAGTTGGTACTAGCAGCTAGAGATAAGGTAAAGTTAACAACATTGGCAAATGAGTTACCAGGGAAAGTTTTGACAGTACCCACGGATATTACTCAACCCCAACAGGTAGACGCATTAATACAAGCAACTTTGGCGCACTTCGGTCAAATTGATGTTTTGGTAAATGCTGCTGGTTTAGGTATCCTCAAACCCTACAACAACATAGAACCGGCAGAGTTAGATAGAATTTTGGATCTAAATTTAAAAGGCTGTTTTTACACCACTCAAGCTGCTGCCCAGGAAATGCAAAAACGTAGAGCTGGTCATATTTGTAATTTGGTAGGGATTTTAGGTAAGCATTCAATGGCCATGGCTGCGGCTTATTCCGCTTCTAAGTTTGGTGTTGTGGGTTTTAGCAAGTGCATGGCTGAAGAACTCAAACGCTTTGGTATTAAGTTCACCCTGTTCTATTTTGGTGGGGTAGATTCTCCTTTTTGGGACAACGTGAGTTTGAAGGTAGACAGGAAAAGAATGCTGAGTTGTGAAACTGCGGCTAATGCTATTTTCTACGCCGTATCTGCTGAACCTCAAGCTGTACCAATGGAAATTAACATTCAACCTGATAATCATCTGTTTTTCTAAATTCAGAATTCTTACTGAGGAAAGACACGTAAATTTAGCAGAAAAGGCAAAATTTACTGATAATAAGCTGTTGCTCTGGATTTTCAGAAATTATGCTCCAAATTGATCACGTTCACTTCTATGTAGAAGATGCCCAAGCGTGGCGCGATTGGTTTGTCAAATATCTGGGGTTTCAAGCAGTAGTTAGTCCGATTTTCCCTACCCCTGTGCATCAGGGAAAATCGTTTCACACTTACACAGAAGTTGTGAAAAATGGCAATGTCCACTTTTTACTATCTTCAGCATTGTTGCCCACCAGCCCTGTAGCGGAATTTTTACGTCTTCACCCCCCCGGTGTTGCAGATGTGGCTTTCGCTGTGGCAGATGTGGCAGCAGTGACGGCAAAAGCAGCCGCCAACGGTGCTAAAATACTGCAACCTGTCCAAGATGGTGTATCTTGCAAATACTCAAAAATTGCAGCTTGGGGTAGATTGACTCATACATTAGTTGAAAGGACTATTATTGGTAGTCAGTTACAATTAGGAATTGATGATAGTTTTACAGCTATAGATCATGTCGTTTTAAATGTGGCTGTTGGTGATTTAGCTGGTGCTGTCAGTTGGTATCAAAGCATCCTCGATTTTCAACCCCAACAAAGTTTTAAGATTCAAACTGATCGTTCTGGTTTGCACAGTCAGGTGATGATTTCGCCCAACGGTAAGGTACAATTACCGATTAATGAGCCGGCTTCAGCTAATTCTCAAATTCAGGAGTTTTTAGAGGTGAATCGGGGTCCTGGTGTTCAACATATCGCTTTACGTACCCCAAATCTGATCAGTGCGATCGCTCGTTTTCGTACTGCTGGTTTATCTTTTCTCTCTGTTCCTAACAGCTACTATACACAATTACAACAGCGTTTAGAACTGCCTTTATCATCCCCAGAACTGCAAGCGATCGCTCAACAACAAATTTTGGTTGATTGTCAAAAAGATGCACCTTTAGGGGCTTTGCTATTGCAGATTTTTACTCAGCCGATTTTTAATGAACCTACCTTTTTCTTTGAATTTATTGAACGTCGTTCCCAAGCTGCTGGTTTCGGTGAAGGTAACTTTCGCGCTTTATTTGAAGCTATTGAAAGCGAACAAGTTAAACGCGGGTTTGTCAGTGGTCATTAGTCATTAGTTATTCCCCCCTGTTCCCTGTTCCCTGTTCCCTGTTCCCTCTTACCTGAGATAATGTGAAAAAA
Encoded proteins:
- the atpA gene encoding F0F1 ATP synthase subunit alpha is translated as MSISIRPDEISSIIQQQIEQYDQEVKVANVGTVLQVGDGIARIYGLEKAMAGELLEFEDGTIGIAQNLEEDNVGAVLMGEGRNIQEGSTVTATGRIAQVAVGEALIGRVVDALGRPIDGKGEPKTTESRLIESPAPGIIARRSVHEPMQTGITAIDSMIPVGRGQRELIIGDRQTGKTAIAIDTIINQKGEDVVCVYVAIGQKASTVANVVQTLQQKGAMDYTVVVAANASDPATLQFLAPYTGASIAEYFMYKGKATLIIYDDLSKQAQAYRQMSLLLRRPPGREAYPGDVFYIHSRLLERAAKLSDELGKGSMTALPIIETQAGDVSAYIPTNVISITDGQIFLSSDLFNSGIRPAVNPGISVSRVGSAAQTKAMKKVAGKIKLELAQFDDLQAFAQFASDLDKATQDQLARGVRLRELLKQPQNDPLSVAEQVAVLYAGINGYLDDIAVNQVTSFVKGFRDYLKTGKNSYYQAVQGSKVLGDAEEAALKEALADYKKNFLATA
- a CDS encoding F0F1 ATP synthase subunit gamma translates to MANLKSIRDRIQSVKNTKKITEAMRLVAAARVRRAQEQVIATRPFADRLAQVLYGLQTRLRFEDVDLPLLKKREVKSVGLLVISGDRGLCGGYNSNVIRRAETRAKELQAEGLDTTFVIVGRKATQYFQRRNYKIDASYTGLEQIPTAAEATNIADELLSLFLSEKVDRIELVYTKFVSLVSSRPVVQTLLPLDTQGLEAADDEVFRLTTRGGQFQVEREKVTSTVRALPRDMIFEQDPVQILDSLLPLYLSNQLLRALQESAASELAARMTAMSNASENAGELIKTLSLSYNKARQAAITQELLEVVGGAEALT
- a CDS encoding HNH endonuclease — protein: MERGFIFNCAKLLIISEPSRTIPNTQVLDQLNRYRSEVAVASVVVHEILYGCWRLPASKRKDSLWKYIQDSVLKLPVFDYDIKAAKWHAQERDARAKMTNNAISFSLRQLVIERAQGRCEYCLIHQDFSIYTHEIDHIIAVKHGGQTLAENLALSCLPCNRYS
- a CDS encoding SDR family oxidoreductase — translated: MQDKVIVVVGATGGIGSALARKLATNGAKLVLAARDKVKLTTLANELPGKVLTVPTDITQPQQVDALIQATLAHFGQIDVLVNAAGLGILKPYNNIEPAELDRILDLNLKGCFYTTQAAAQEMQKRRAGHICNLVGILGKHSMAMAAAYSASKFGVVGFSKCMAEELKRFGIKFTLFYFGGVDSPFWDNVSLKVDRKRMLSCETAANAIFYAVSAEPQAVPMEINIQPDNHLFF
- the hppD gene encoding 4-hydroxyphenylpyruvate dioxygenase: MLQIDHVHFYVEDAQAWRDWFVKYLGFQAVVSPIFPTPVHQGKSFHTYTEVVKNGNVHFLLSSALLPTSPVAEFLRLHPPGVADVAFAVADVAAVTAKAAANGAKILQPVQDGVSCKYSKIAAWGRLTHTLVERTIIGSQLQLGIDDSFTAIDHVVLNVAVGDLAGAVSWYQSILDFQPQQSFKIQTDRSGLHSQVMISPNGKVQLPINEPASANSQIQEFLEVNRGPGVQHIALRTPNLISAIARFRTAGLSFLSVPNSYYTQLQQRLELPLSSPELQAIAQQQILVDCQKDAPLGALLLQIFTQPIFNEPTFFFEFIERRSQAAGFGEGNFRALFEAIESEQVKRGFVSGH